TAGCACCTTGTGTGACACAATGCATCAGCGGGGGTGAATTGGGCGGATACATCGGACAGGGTGCTATGGGTTTGCCTGTCCAAATGGTATTGACCGGCAACAAATCGGCCAGATTCATGGTATTGATGAGAGGTCTGCGCACATTCTCAACACCGTGACCGGGCAAGCTGCCCAGATACGCATCCATGGTGTTGATCGTCTCAACCCGCGCGGCAAAGCCCAGATGATTGATTGCTTTCTCTACCTTACGCCCGGCTTCTTCCAATGCTGCCCGATCTTCCATCATCAGCACCACCACGCTGGTATAGCACCCTTGGCCGACCATGCCGCTATTGGTTTCCGCAATGGCAGACTGCGCATCTTCAGTCATATTGAGCGCGTCTTCATCGATGTTGCTGCTTTGCAGGTTAAACACCTGGTCAAAGAATCCACGGATTTTTTGTTTCCAGCGTCTGCGGAATTTTTCCAGATGATTGACCGCTTCATGCGCATCCATAAAGATAAATCGCGATGACCAGCGATACACACCCGGCAATTCAGAGAGCAGATTTAACATGCCGGGAGAAGATTCCAGCGGGAAACCCTCAATCGATACCACTTGAACGAAATTGCGGCCAATTTTAGGCACAACCCCGCCCCACATTTCCTGACCACCGAGCAAGGTATCCAGATACATCGGATTCGTAGGTAATACCATCGGATGATCCAGGCCGGTTACGCATAATTGCAACCACTGTAAGAAATCATCATGGATGATGGTTGTACCGTCTTCATTCACCAGCTTGCGGCTTTTTAAACGCGACAGATGAAATACGCTGGATAATCGGGATTCAAAGTTGGCACATTCGCGCTGGAAATATTCCAGCAATCCTTGCGTGCGAGCTTTTTGGTCGGGTGCCTCGGCTTCATCGTCAAACATCAGTTCAACAAACTTGCGTTGCGCCAGCATCGGCGGCAAGTACGTCAGTGATACGATAAAGCAACTCTCGTATAGGGTGCCGATACGCTCGAACAGATTGCGCCGCTCCTCGTCAATGGCAGCGGTAACGGGATCAGGGTAATTGGAAAGCGCTTTGTCTGAATAACCTTGCGCGGGTTTGCGGATGGCATCGACATGAATCATCCAGCCATTGCCCAAACGGGATAAAGCCTGGTTAATGCGGAATGACACCCGCTCGCGCTCAATCTCGGTGCTGCTGGCCGTATCGTCACCACGAAATATCCAGGCGGCCATTAATGAACCGTTCTTGCCGACAATCACGCCGTCTTCCACCACGGCTGCATACACCAGCAGATCGGCAAAACCCATTTTTTTGGATCGATGTTGATCCAGTTTTAATTCTTTGCCAGCATCACGGATATGGATAAATAGTATCAAGAGCAGCACAGCACCGCATATTGCGATAAAGATAGAAATAGCGGCAATCATAGATGCTGTTTCTCCTGCTGGCGGGTATTGTCATGAAAAGGAGTGCTGCGCGCCGGATAGTATTTTTTGTATTGCATCTGGCGCAGGTAAACATGACGCAATTGCGGATCATTTTTTGCCATCAGTCGCAGTGCAAACAGTGCAAAGATCCATAGGGCTATGCCGAAAAGCGTGGCCTTTATTTCCATAGCCACAAAGATTGAAGTAGCCGCAATCAGGATAGAAAACATAACCAGTTCCCGGTCGCCACCCATAAACAAGTTGGGACGGTTTCCCGATTGACGGATAGGTATGGTTCGAAGCGCCATTAGTTTGCTTCCTATTCTTGTGGATTTACGACTAATTCCTGATCTTGGGGCATTTCACCCGGAATGACCGCACCCTGGAATAAATTGGTCATGATGTTGTTGGCACCGACGAGTAATGCCATAACCAGCACGATAAAAATCAGTGTGCGAAAAAAAGCGTTGAGTTCGCCACCAAAGATCAGAATGCCGCCTGCAACGACAATGCCGACAATGGATAGGGTAAAAGCAACGGGACCGGTAACAGAGTTTCTGAGATTCACCAGCCAGGTTTCATAGGGAAGCGCACCGCCTGCGCCAACAGCGGCTTGTGCGTTATCAATCAACAAGAAAAACAAAAGAAAACTGCATAAAGAAACAATGAAGAAGAGTGAAATTGAAGGCAATATTTTCATTAACTAACTCCTGTTATTTATTTACAGCTTCTTGATTTGGTAACTTCCTCTTTTAAAACCTTGTACTTCGATAATCTGCTGGATTTTCCTGCCGTGGGGTGTGCGCGTGATATGTACGACCATATCAACCGCCTCCGCGATCAATGGCATGATCTCTTTAGGTGCTGAAGGATTGCGTGAAATCAGGGATTCCAGACGAGTCAGTCCTGATAGCGCATCATTGGCGTGCAGTGTGGCAGCCCCTCCTTCATGCCCTGTGTTCCAGGCATCAAGCAAATCCAGTGCTTCAGGGCCTCTCACTTCACCGACCAGGATGCGATCCGGGCGCATACGCAAGGTTGTTTTGAGCAATTGCGTCATATCGACATCGATCGTGGTGTGATACTGCACAAAATTCCGGGCAGTGCATTGAATCTCGCCGGTATCCTCCAGGATAAAGATGCGCTCATCCGGGTCATTGACAACCATTTCATTGATGATGGCGTTGATCAGCGTTGTTTTACCTGACCCGGTGCCACCAATAACCAAAATATTGCGGTGCTTGCGCACGGCCTCTTTAATGACATCACAGTGTCTGGGCGACAACACACCGGTTTCCACATACTGCTCGAGTGTAAAAATCTTGATGGCTTTTTTACGAATGGCAAATGTGGGGGATGAAACAATGGGTGGCAGTTGACCGGCGAAGCGTGAATTATCGAGTGGAAATTCACCTTCGATCATCGGGTTGAATCGATTGATTTCTTTGCCGTGGAAACCTGCAACCGTTTTGATGACCGCTTCAACCTGGGCAGCTTGGATATTTCCGATATGTTGTATCTTTTGACCTAGTTTCTCTTGCCAGATACGGCCATCGGCGTTGACCATGATTTCAACCGTTTCAGGATCTTGCAATGCAGACAGTATTTCCCTTGCATCGCGCTCCAGCTTGCTCTTTGCCCGGTCTTTAACGGATGCGATGTAAGGTAATTGATCTTGCGATGTCATGCGAATACTCCAGAAGCTTACACATGACATTACAATATAACGTAATTATATTTTGCGCAATACTTTTTTACTGCTTTTAACATTTTTCTCTTTTGCTTAATTTTTATTTTTTAATAAGAACGCTCTGTTCTTTTTATCCCATTGCTCGACTTGATAAGCCTCATATTCACTTAGCACGCCACCTTTCCAGACAAAGCCTTTAGGCAAATGCTTTAGTTTTCGATTGGTTAATGCTTCAAGATCAGCCGTGCTCATATCCGTGCTATCCAATAGCATCGGTAGTGGGGTCTCGAGCGCTTCTGCGACGGCTTCTATAATCCTGAGTGATGGATTGGCTTTATCATTGGTCAGATCGGTAAAAAAAGATATAGAGACCCCCGCCTTCTCTGCCAATTCGGACTTGGTCATATCCTTCTCATCAAGGATACGCAAAATATTTGTGATTAAGATTAAATTGTACATATAATAGCCCTGCCATTTTTAGGGTTTAAGCAGCTTAACTAAACAGCACCATTGTTTTGCAGTAGTATTGCTGCTATTTTAATCCAAAATAAAAACACAAATTTATTAATTCAATGGAGGGCCGAATAATAGTTTCGTTATATACATATCTTATGGATAATTATTAATAGTAGATTTAAAATAGAAATTTAAACTATAAATTTATCATGTTATTGATTTATATCAACATAATTAATATTAATAGTTACCTTAGAATGCGATGAATAGAGGATAGATGAGTAGCTGATGGAAAACCTGGCGAGTCTAAAAACGTAACCCGTTTTCTGATACGAGAGGTTAGGCATTCAATAAACTGAACAAGAAGAATAAAAATATAAAAGCGCAAAAACAACTTTTGCGCTTTTATATTTGTTGATGACTGCATCCATCGTTTCTATCTTTCTAATCATAAATTGGCAGAATCATTTAATCCAAATAAATATTTCTGCCCAGCATAACGAGCACAAGTTAGGTCCAAGATAAAAATGGCAGAGAGAAAAAAGGAAAATATAAAAGGGCTTGTTGCGCCTATCGGCGCAACAGAAATTGATATTACGCTGATCAGCGAAGATATCCATCAACCCAGGAAAGAGTTTAATCAGGAAACGTTACGAGAATTAACGGAGACGATTAAATTACGCGGAGTCAAATCACCGATATCGGTTCGCCCCAATCCGGATAAACCGGGAACTTATATCATCAATCATGGGGCGAGACGCTATCGCGCCAGCATTAATGCCAGGTTAACCAAGATTCCTGCATTCATTGATACCGATTACAGCGAAGCGGATCAGGTAATCGAAAATCTGCAAAGAGATGATTTAACCTCCAGAGAGATTGCTGACTTTATTGGGCGGCAACTGGCAGGTGGTAAAACCAAGTCTGAAATTGCCAGACTCATTGGCAAAACCAATCCTTATATCACCATGCACGCTGCATTACTCGATCTACCCGATCCACTCGGAGAATTATACCGGTCAGGTCGTTGCACCGATGTCACAGCACTCTATGATTTAACCAGACTCTATAAAGCCAATAAAGAGGAAGTAATCACCTGGCTGGCACTCAGTACACAAGAAGAAATATCACGATTGGATGTCTATCAATTCAGTCAATTCTTAAAGCTGAAAAAAACGCCCCCATCTAATTCTGCGGATGATCAAGTATCCAGCGCTGAAGGCAAATCGAATACCCCTTCAACTCATAACAACGATCAAACACAAACCACGCCGAATTCATTGCTGGATTCTGTTTACAATCTGATAAAAAAAGACAAATGCAAGCCACAGGATTTAATGCGTGATCTGTCTAACGATAATAAAGAGTTACTAAAAACCAAGATTGGCGATTATTTTGAGCAAGGCAGAAATTGCCCAAATGTCGTTCAGTTCACCATCAAAGCGCTTCAAGATGGTAGCTTCTCAGCCAAGGGGAGCGGCGCACTGCAGTTGATCGCCTTTTTGCATGGTATGGAAAGATCAGAGTCTTTTGATCTCATGAAAATACTGGAAGAAATTGCCGGACAACAGGAAGCAGGATAATTTAATCTTGCCAGTAATCCTACTTACAACTAATTTGAAATGACGACACCCGCAAAGCTACGAATGATTGTAATGAATGGCCAAAAGATTCTACAAACTCAAAATAATAATGAATGGGAAACGATCGGCACTATCAAGAAGGTTGATGAAGGCATCAAGCCAGGTGTCTACAATATTTATCTAGCTACAGCACCCGTTGATAAAAATCAGTATGAGGGACAAATCATTCATGTTGATAAAGAGAATGCTGTTTTTTATCAGCAGGT
The DNA window shown above is from Nitrosomonas sp. Is35 and carries:
- a CDS encoding VirB4 family type IV secretion/conjugal transfer ATPase, which translates into the protein MIAAISIFIAICGAVLLLILFIHIRDAGKELKLDQHRSKKMGFADLLVYAAVVEDGVIVGKNGSLMAAWIFRGDDTASSTEIERERVSFRINQALSRLGNGWMIHVDAIRKPAQGYSDKALSNYPDPVTAAIDEERRNLFERIGTLYESCFIVSLTYLPPMLAQRKFVELMFDDEAEAPDQKARTQGLLEYFQRECANFESRLSSVFHLSRLKSRKLVNEDGTTIIHDDFLQWLQLCVTGLDHPMVLPTNPMYLDTLLGGQEMWGGVVPKIGRNFVQVVSIEGFPLESSPGMLNLLSELPGVYRWSSRFIFMDAHEAVNHLEKFRRRWKQKIRGFFDQVFNLQSSNIDEDALNMTEDAQSAIAETNSGMVGQGCYTSVVVLMMEDRAALEEAGRKVEKAINHLGFAARVETINTMDAYLGSLPGHGVENVRRPLINTMNLADLLPVNTIWTGKPIAPCPMYPPNSPPLMHCVTQGATPFRLNLHVRDLGHTFMFGPTGAGKSTHLALIAAQLRRYQGMSIYCFDKGMSMYPLTKAIGGHHFTVAGDDESLSFCPLQFLQTKGDRAWALEWICMVIELNGITVTPLQRNEISQAIANMHQSGSKTLSDLSVTIQDESIRECLRQYTIDGMMGHLLDAEADGLNLSTFTTFEIEELMNLGDKYALPTLLYLFRRIERSLHGQPSAIILDEAWLMLGHPVFRAKIREWLKVMRKNNCLVLMATQSLSDAANSGILDVIVESTATKIFLPNVFARDEEASALYRRMGLNTRQIEILASAIPKQQYYTVSENGRRLYDLALGPLALAFVGSTDKESIATIKNLCDKYGDLWVHEWLAIKGLTLSDYGVAA
- a CDS encoding conjugal transfer protein TrbD; protein product: MALRTIPIRQSGNRPNLFMGGDRELVMFSILIAATSIFVAMEIKATLFGIALWIFALFALRLMAKNDPQLRHVYLRQMQYKKYYPARSTPFHDNTRQQEKQHL
- a CDS encoding TrbC/VirB2 family protein — encoded protein: MKILPSISLFFIVSLCSFLLFFLLIDNAQAAVGAGGALPYETWLVNLRNSVTGPVAFTLSIVGIVVAGGILIFGGELNAFFRTLIFIVLVMALLVGANNIMTNLFQGAVIPGEMPQDQELVVNPQE
- the trbB gene encoding P-type conjugative transfer ATPase TrbB, whose amino-acid sequence is MTSQDQLPYIASVKDRAKSKLERDAREILSALQDPETVEIMVNADGRIWQEKLGQKIQHIGNIQAAQVEAVIKTVAGFHGKEINRFNPMIEGEFPLDNSRFAGQLPPIVSSPTFAIRKKAIKIFTLEQYVETGVLSPRHCDVIKEAVRKHRNILVIGGTGSGKTTLINAIINEMVVNDPDERIFILEDTGEIQCTARNFVQYHTTIDVDMTQLLKTTLRMRPDRILVGEVRGPEALDLLDAWNTGHEGGAATLHANDALSGLTRLESLISRNPSAPKEIMPLIAEAVDMVVHITRTPHGRKIQQIIEVQGFKRGSYQIKKL
- a CDS encoding helix-turn-helix domain-containing protein — encoded protein: MYNLILITNILRILDEKDMTKSELAEKAGVSISFFTDLTNDKANPSLRIIEAVAEALETPLPMLLDSTDMSTADLEALTNRKLKHLPKGFVWKGGVLSEYEAYQVEQWDKKNRAFLLKNKN
- a CDS encoding ParB/RepB/Spo0J family partition protein; translated protein: MAERKKENIKGLVAPIGATEIDITLISEDIHQPRKEFNQETLRELTETIKLRGVKSPISVRPNPDKPGTYIINHGARRYRASINARLTKIPAFIDTDYSEADQVIENLQRDDLTSREIADFIGRQLAGGKTKSEIARLIGKTNPYITMHAALLDLPDPLGELYRSGRCTDVTALYDLTRLYKANKEEVITWLALSTQEEISRLDVYQFSQFLKLKKTPPSNSADDQVSSAEGKSNTPSTHNNDQTQTTPNSLLDSVYNLIKKDKCKPQDLMRDLSNDNKELLKTKIGDYFEQGRNCPNVVQFTIKALQDGSFSAKGSGALQLIAFLHGMERSESFDLMKILEEIAGQQEAG
- a CDS encoding KfrB domain-containing protein encodes the protein MTTPAKLRMIVMNGQKILQTQNNNEWETIGTIKKVDEGIKPGVYNIYLATAPVDKNQYEGQIIHVDKENAVFYQQVKKDFIVHQLNDVDGKPVAGKDVAITYDGEKATLTLVNSPKNKRILKI